A stretch of Nyctibius grandis isolate bNycGra1 chromosome 24, bNycGra1.pri, whole genome shotgun sequence DNA encodes these proteins:
- the FUCA1 gene encoding tissue alpha-L-fucosidase, protein MAAAALLWVAVALGPVLAAPCYRPDWASLDARPLPAWFDQAKVGVFVHWGVFSVPAWGSEWFWWHWQGEHRADYERFVQRQYPPDTTYADFAPRFTAHDFKPHEWAQLFQRAGARYVVLTTKHHEGFTNWGSPVSWNWNSVDTGPHRDLVGELGQALRESNLRYGLYHSLLEWFNPLYLADKESGFKTQNFVSEKTMPELYDLVLKYKPDLIWSDGDWEAPESYWNSTSFLAWLYNDSPVKDTVVVNDRWCNNCSCHHGGYYNCADKYQPGTLPAHKWEMCSSIDKLSWGYRSNMNIAELMDEASIIEELVQTVSFGGNYLLNVGPTKEGVIVPIFQERLLALGRWLDTNGEAIYESKPWRVQMENSTETVWYTSKGAVVYAIFLIWPRDNVLELSSPASSPATQVTMLGFAGTLKWQESPGKGLLITLPCMFPSPLLPQSGWTVKLEGVK, encoded by the exons ATGGCGGCCGCCGCGCTGCTGTGGGTGGCGGTGGCCCTGGGGCCGGTGTTGGCCGCCCCGTGCTACCGCCCGGACTGGGCCAGCCTGGACGCGAGGCCGCTGCCGGCCTGGTTCGACCAGGCCAAGGTGGGGGTGTTTGTGCACTGGGGGGTCTTCTCCGTCCCGGCCTGGGGCTCCGAGTGGTTCTGGTGGCACTGGCAGGGCGAGCACCGCGCCGACTACGAGCGCTTCGTGCAGCGCCAGTACCCGCCCGACACTACCTACGCGGACTTCGCGCCCCGCTTCACCGCCCATGACTTCAAGCCCCACGAGTGGGCCCAGCTCTTCCAGCGGGCTGGTGCCAG gtaCGTGGTACTGACCACAAAACATCACGAAGGCTTCACCAACTGGGGGTCGCCCGTGTCCTGGAACTGGAATTCTGTGGACACAGGGCCCCACCGAGATCTTGTAGGAGAGCTGGGACAAGCCCTGAGGGAGAG CAACCTACGCTACGGCCTGTATCACTCTCTGTTAGAGTGGTTTAATCCGCTCTATCTGGCTGACAAAGAAAGTGGCTTCAAGACCCAGAACTTCGTTTCAGAGAAGACAATGCCAGAACTTTATGATCTTGTCTTAAA ATATAAACCAGATTTGATTTGGTCGGATGGAGACTGGGAAGCTCCGGAGTCATACTGGAATTCTACCTCTTTCCTTGCCTGGCTTTATAACGATAGTCCCGTCAAG GACACTGTGGTTGTTAATGACCGTTGGTGTAATAACTGCTCTTGCCATCATGGAGGCTACTACAATTGTGCTGACAAATACCAGCCAGGGACCCTGCCAGCTCACAAGTGGGAGATGTGCTCCTCCATTGACAAGCTTTCCTGGGGCTATCGAAGCAACATGAACATTGCTGAGTTAATGGATGAAGCAAGTATCATTGAG GAGCTAGTGCAGACTGTGAGTTTTGGTGGCAACTACCTTCTCAATGTGGGACCTACAAAAGAAGGGGTGATTGTTCCCATCTTCCAAGAAAGACTTCTGGCCCTTGGGAGGTGGCTGGACACTAATGGGGAGGCAATTTATGAATCGAAGCCATGGAGAGTACAGATGGAGAACAGCACAGAGACGGTCTG GTACACTTCTAAGGGAGCAGTTGTCTATGCCATCTTTCTGATCTGGCCTCGGGACAACGTTTTGGAGCTGTCCTCGCCCGCTTCATCCCCAGCCACACAA GTGACGATGTTGGGTTTCGCAGGGACTCTGAAGTGGCAGGAGTCCCCGGGTAAAGGCCTGCTCATAACTTTGCCCTGCATGTTTCCATCTCCTCTGCTTCCTCAGTCTGGCTGGACTGTCAAGCTCGAGGGTGTGAAGTGA
- the CNR2 gene encoding cannabinoid receptor 2, translating to MDICKIHENASKCSANTMECFMVLSTQAQKISIAMLCGLFGTLCIFENSLVLYLIFSSPGTRRKPSYLFISSLALADILASIIFVCSFVNFHVFNETDFSKETFLLQLGGVNTSFSASLSSLLLTALDRYISISRPSEYKLLMTRKRAWIALGVLWVTCATIASLPLLGWNCCTLDSTCSELFPFVDVNYLSSWVCLTMVLLVCITYAYAHVLWRAHQHVAYMEKHQAQVGKQNTTRMRMDVMLAKTLVMVLTVLVLCWSPVLVLMIYSIFAKLSNDLRKVFAFCSTLCLLNSMVNPIIYALRSKELYSSLRMIFSRFRRQMKASEESPEAESAHKSSMIETVCEDMHIT from the coding sequence ATGGATATTTGTAAGATACACGAAAATGCCTCCAAATGCAGTGCGAACACGATGGAGTGCTTCATGGTCCTCAGCACGCAAGCGCAGAAGATAAGCATTGCCATGCTGTGTGGCCTCTTTGGGACATTGTGCATTTTTGAGAACTCTTTGGTGCTGTACTTGATCTTCTCCTCCCCTGGGACCAGGAGAAAGCCTTCCTACCTCTTTATCAGCAGCCTGGCCTTGGCTGACATCCTGGCCAGCATCATCTTCGTCTGCAGTTTTGTTAACTTCCATGTCTTTAATGAAACTGATTTCTCTAAAGAAACGTTCTtgctgcagctgggaggggTGAACACGTCCTTCTCTGCCTCCCTGAGCAGCTTGCTGCTGACAGCCCTGGACCGTTACATCTCCATCAGCCGGCCCTCCGAATACAAGCTCCTCATGACAAGGAAGAGAGCGTGGATAGCCTTGGGGGTGCTCTGGGTGACATGTGCGACCATTGCTTCCCTGCCCCTCCTGGGCTGGAACTGCTGCACGCTTGATTCGACCTGCTCTGAGCTGTTCCCTTTTGTGGACGTCAACTATCTGTCGAGCTGGgtctgcctcaccatggtcctGCTGGTGTGTATCACCTACGCCTATGCGCACGTGCTATGGAGGGCTCACCAGCATGTGGCCTACATGGAGAAGCACCAAGCACAGGTAGGAAAGCAAAACACCACCAGGATGAGGATGGACGTCATGCTGGCCAAGACCCTCGTCATGGTGCTGACTGTTCTCGTGCTGTGCTGGTCTCCAGTCCTCGTTCTCATGATCTACAGCATCTTTGCCAAGCTGAGCAACGACCTGCGCAAGGTGTTTGCCTTCTGCAGCACCCTCTGCCTGCTCAATTCCATGGTGAACCCCATTATTTATGCCCTGCGGAGCAAGGAGCTATATTCCTCCCTGAGGATGATCTTTTCTCGGTTCAGGAGGCAGATGAAGGCCTCTGAGGAAAGCCCAGAAGCAGAGAGTGCCCACAAGTCCTCCATGATAGAGACCGTCTGCGAGGACATGCACATAACGTAG